In one Ferrimicrobium acidiphilum DSM 19497 genomic region, the following are encoded:
- the uvrB gene encoding excinuclease ABC subunit UvrB — MPDFQVVSNYEPAGDQPKAIAALAEGIESGERFQTLLGITGSGKSATIAWTIQAVQRPTLIIAPNKSLAAQLANEFRGFFPHNRVEYFVSYYDYYQPEAYLPTTDTYIEKDSSINDEIDRLRHAATSALLTRRDVVVVASVSCIYGLGSPEEYQGQILPLRRGESIPLPVVARSLVAMQYERNDVEVSRGKFRLRGDTVEVHPAYEEFAMRIEFFGEEIERISKVDLMTGELVKDLDEFVIFPATHYLASPERLKTAMNGIEEELRSQLGYFEDRGKLLEAQRLKMRTEFDLEMLSEVGFCSGIENYSRHLDGRQAGEPPFTLLDYFPKDYLLIIDESHVTVPQLRGQYAGDRSRKETLVEHGFRLPSAMDNRPLRFDEFYERINQAIFLSATPAPYEIAASARVVEQIARPTGLLDPVVEVRPTKGQIDDLLAEIHRRVDQNERVLVTTLTKKMAEDLTDYFEGLGVRVRYLHSNVETLDRIELIRDLRLGEYDVLVGINLLREGLDLPEVSLVAILDADKEGFLRSETSLVQTIGRAARNSHGMVLLYGDKVTRSMEYAISETSRRRALQESYNREHNITPTTVTARLGDLIGDERSGTRVPKLRRSKAEERYAHLAPEQLKEVIEALTIEMETCATELRFEEAARLRDDIKGLSRLLT; from the coding sequence GTGCCAGACTTTCAGGTCGTCTCGAACTATGAACCCGCCGGAGATCAGCCGAAGGCTATCGCAGCACTCGCTGAAGGCATCGAGAGCGGTGAGCGTTTTCAAACGTTGCTTGGTATCACCGGTTCAGGCAAGAGTGCGACGATAGCCTGGACCATCCAGGCGGTGCAGCGGCCGACGCTGATTATCGCCCCAAACAAGTCACTAGCCGCACAACTCGCGAATGAATTTCGAGGGTTCTTCCCACATAATCGAGTCGAGTATTTTGTCTCCTACTACGACTACTACCAACCCGAGGCGTATCTCCCTACCACAGATACCTACATCGAGAAGGACTCGTCTATAAACGATGAGATCGACCGGCTCCGCCACGCTGCCACCTCTGCTCTGCTCACTAGAAGAGACGTCGTAGTCGTCGCCTCTGTCTCGTGCATCTACGGCCTTGGCTCACCTGAAGAGTATCAGGGGCAGATCCTACCGTTGCGCCGTGGTGAGAGTATTCCGCTGCCTGTTGTAGCACGTTCGCTGGTGGCAATGCAATACGAGCGTAACGACGTGGAGGTCTCGCGCGGAAAGTTTCGATTGCGTGGTGATACGGTCGAGGTGCATCCAGCCTACGAGGAGTTCGCGATGCGGATTGAGTTCTTCGGGGAAGAGATTGAACGCATCTCTAAGGTTGACCTCATGACCGGTGAACTCGTGAAGGATTTGGATGAGTTTGTTATCTTTCCGGCGACTCATTACCTAGCGAGTCCAGAACGTTTGAAGACGGCAATGAATGGCATTGAAGAAGAGTTGCGAAGCCAACTGGGTTACTTCGAGGACAGAGGTAAGTTGCTCGAGGCACAGCGACTTAAGATGCGTACCGAGTTTGATCTCGAGATGCTCTCCGAGGTCGGGTTTTGTTCAGGTATCGAGAACTATTCACGTCACCTCGACGGGCGTCAGGCCGGTGAACCTCCCTTTACTTTGCTCGACTACTTCCCCAAGGACTACCTACTCATAATCGACGAGAGCCATGTAACCGTGCCACAACTCCGGGGTCAGTATGCTGGCGATCGTTCTCGCAAGGAGACTCTGGTAGAGCACGGCTTTCGGCTGCCCTCAGCCATGGACAACCGTCCGCTCCGCTTTGATGAATTTTATGAGCGGATCAATCAAGCTATCTTCCTCTCGGCAACCCCTGCCCCCTACGAGATCGCTGCGTCCGCTCGTGTGGTCGAGCAGATTGCGAGGCCAACAGGATTACTGGATCCGGTTGTAGAAGTTCGCCCCACCAAGGGTCAGATCGATGATCTACTGGCGGAGATCCACCGGCGTGTCGACCAAAATGAACGCGTATTGGTGACGACGTTGACGAAAAAGATGGCCGAGGATTTGACTGACTACTTCGAAGGACTTGGCGTGAGAGTCCGCTATCTGCACTCAAACGTAGAGACTCTTGATCGGATCGAGCTGATTCGGGACCTCCGTCTTGGCGAGTATGACGTCCTGGTTGGTATCAACTTACTGCGCGAGGGGCTCGATCTCCCAGAGGTGTCTCTCGTTGCAATCTTGGACGCTGATAAGGAGGGGTTTCTACGATCAGAGACATCTCTTGTCCAGACGATTGGTCGTGCCGCGCGTAACAGCCATGGAATGGTGCTCCTCTATGGAGACAAGGTGACTCGGTCGATGGAGTATGCGATCTCGGAGACATCTCGCAGACGTGCCTTACAGGAGAGCTATAACCGTGAACACAATATCACGCCTACCACAGTTACAGCTCGACTTGGTGATCTCATAGGAGACGAGCGTTCGGGGACAAGGGTACCAAAGCTAAGGCGTTCGAAGGCGGAAGAGAGATATGCACATCTCGCTCCCGAACAGCTAAAGGAGGTCATCGAGGCCCTTACCATCGAGATGGAGACGTGTGCTACCGAGTTGCGTTTTGAAGAGGCGGCAAGGCTACGCGATGACATCAAGGGGTTGAGTCGCCTGCTCACTTGA